In Pyrus communis chromosome 8, drPyrComm1.1, whole genome shotgun sequence, one genomic interval encodes:
- the LOC137741334 gene encoding LOB domain-containing protein 12-like gives MGSGSSPCASCKLLRRRCAKDCIFAPYFPSDDPHKFAIVHKVFGASNVSKMLQELPIHQRGDAVSSLVYEANARVRDPVYGCVGAISFLQNQVSQLQMQLAVAQAEILCIQMQQEPVALPSQIDQHQHHHHHQDHDQKSLLLSNSDINSIPHQYFSSFASPSNVIQDPLKKESLWT, from the exons atGGGATCGGGCTCTTCCCCGTGTGCTTCTTGCAAGTTGTTGAGGCGCCGGTGCGCCAAAGACTGCATCTTTGCCCCTTACTTCCCTTCTGATGACCCTCATAAGTTTGCCATTGTTCACAAGGTCTTTGGTGCTAGCAATGTTAGCAAAATGTTGCAG GAGCTTCCCATTCATCAAAGAGGAGATGCTGTGAGCAGTTTGGTTTATGAAGCAAATGCAAGAGTGAGAGACCCGGTTTACGGGTGCGTTGGGGCAATTTCTTTCCTGCAGAATCAAGTTTCTCAGCTGCAAATGCAGCTTGCAGTGGCTCAGGCAGAGATACTTTGCATCCAGATGCAACAGGAACCTGTAGCCTTACCATCCCAGATTGATCAACACCaacaccatcatcatcatcaagatCATGACCAGAAGTCCCTTCTTTTATCCAACAGTGACATCAATAGCATTCCACATCAATACTTCAGCAGCTTTGCTTCTCCTAGCAATGTAATCCAAGACCCTCTTAAAAAAGAGTCTCTTTGGACTTGA